A segment of the Chaetodon trifascialis isolate fChaTrf1 chromosome 2, fChaTrf1.hap1, whole genome shotgun sequence genome:
TTCAGACCAGACCCATCACTTTCCACAGGGTTGCAAAAAACTGCAGAGGACTTACCCAGAAATTAAATGTAGCTGTAACTGTAGAGCTAACAAATGCCCCTGCTCATCTAGATCTACAAACCACTCCCTCAGAAAACTTCCGCTCTGCTGTGAAGTAACTAAAAGCTGAAGCAATACAGGCTTACTTTTAAGATCCTGAGAACATAACAAATGTAATAAGTTCAGGAACCAACCGAGCTGTATGGTACTGAAGTCAAAATCCAATTAAAACCCTAAACACAGAGTTCATGagtctacaaaaaaaaaaattcattggTAGTGAAAGAGTTAAAGGGAATCCAAgtgaagaataaagaataaaggaATTTTGTACTTTGGCAGAAACATGCAAAATATCATGGCAATGCTTTTAAAAAGGAGAATATTGAAACCTAAAGTACCATGCAAATACATGCTGAGGGACATGTACATCAAGAAAAAACTACTGAGAAACCACAGGATGTGCGCAGCTCATCCTGGTGTGTCATGAAAAAAGAGCGATACCATCAGTAGCTCTGGCAGCTCCACAAATAGGAGTGGCCAAGCGTTCGAGGAGATAAGTGCCATCATGCCATAATTACCAAAGTAAATAACAAACAAGGGTCAGCATGTGCCTGCAATTACAGTATGCCCCTGCAATATCCAATTAATTATAGAGTTGTTTGAGTGATATTacattgtcatttattttgccAAATGCATCTACACTGTGACAGTATGGTGTGGATAGACCTCTTGCAATCGTGTAAATTCTCTGTAAACCATGCGCTGATAAATAtccatgtgtgtgcatgcttgtgtgtgcacgtcTGCTTGTGTAGCAGATGTTGATGAAGTGGCATCACCTGTACCCACCAGTTGTACCCTCCCAAGACTACAGTGGGCCCCACCTCAAGAGGTCCCCTTATGGGACATTAGCAACTGTATCCTTGAAGATGGACAGATTCTCATTTCTCCAGAGGAAGAGGTACCAGCACAAACCTCCACACCAATCACCAACTCACGTTTAACCAAAAGTCTAAtacacctgcagacacagagcaaatgtgtgtgtgtgtgtgtgtgtgtgtgtgtgtgtgtgtgtgtgtgtgtgtgtgtgtgtgtgtgtgtgtgtgtgtgtgtgtgtgtgtgtgtgtttttctcagccTACAATGTGGACCCGAAACCGTGTCAGCAGTTGCCTGTCCAACCTCAGCATGCAGAACCTCGTAGATATTGACACAGGTTAatacatcacacagacacacagataaatcTAAATTAAGCAAAATAAAGAGCAacattgtgtgttttaaaatgcaataaacaCCATGCAAAGCCATCTGGAAAAGTCTGACTAGCATACCAGTTACCGACGTCACAGCAACGCAAAGTATGATTCTGCAGACAGTCACAGAGGAAATAGCTGAATGTTTATGCGTGCGAGTGATTGTCAAATCACTTCCTCTGAGTTTTTTGGGGAAGATAACATCACGCTTGGGTGTTCTAGCAGTCCAATGAATGCTcgtggaaacagagagagagagagagtgagggcaTAGTCAGTATTTACTTCCATTCAACTCTGTCTTTTTGCTCAGAAGAAGGTCTGTAGACACACTGTGGAAGTCACAGATCCTTCATTAACTTTAGCGAGCTGGCTCGGGTCACCATCAGCATATCTtaatgaagagaggagggaaaatcTTAGAGGGACAGATATCCAAATAGACTGTGACACACCTCTGGACTAAATGATGGGATTTAGACGCTGGATTGTTTGTGGTGGGGCTTTGGGTaagcaaaaaagagagaaaatgtgtctgACAGTACTCTACGTTGTAAACCTTTACATTCACATCTTTGACTTTATGGATATCCTTCCCTTAAAATtgaaggattaaaaaaaaggtgatgCTGTAGAGACCAATCAGAGGAAATCATGGCAGAATGTGATTTTCTAATTTCATCCTCTGCAAATCTTTAAATTGGTTCCAATAATAAGAGTGTCTACCAACTTTTAAAGAGCTGCAGTTCCAGCTGAAAACCACATCCCGTGTGGCTTAATCTGAAAGTATTTGCTAATTTCAAAGCCTTGACTAATATTTTTGAGAGTTAAGTCTTTCTTCAGTGGAAGTGCAGAAATGAGTGCTGGCGGTGGTTTCGGAACAGTGACAGGAATGAATTTTGACTGGGAGATTTGACAAAATGGTTTTAACTCAGGGAGTGCCAATCAAACATTTGGTTTGGATATTTGATGGCTGAAAAAAATTCACTCagaaaaacataacagaaacaTACAAATATTGACCGTAAAACTGAAAAAGACTCAATATTTCTATGTATATAACTGTCTATATTAACAGCATGTTgacatgaacaaaacaaaacattgacataaaaatagcattttcaGTTCTTTATCAATATCAAATTGTATCAAATTTTTTGCTGATACTAGAATGTAGCCCTGACCACATGGGCCTGTCGGGTGGCCCTCGTCCAAAGAACCAAGATGGCGGTGTGAGGGTGAGTGTTTTACACACCAGCGATGATAATCTTTCTGCTAGCCCTGCATTTCCTGTTGATGTAATACACAAATACTCTCATACACCACACTTGCCTTCTTCACCCTTAGGCACTGATCAAGCGACGTCTCGAGAACAGGGCCAAGAGGAATAGCAACACCCAACTTAATCCAATGGGACTGAACAAAGGAAGCAGGTAGCTAACTGTGATGTTTGACAAGGCAAATGTCGTGAAGTCCATAAGTATTTGGACATTCAAACATTTGTGTTGTGCTGCCTCTGTACTCCAGAACATgagatttgaaatgaaactttaataTGAGAATTACATGCAGCCATggcaacaaaaaagaaaagtcagggtATCAGAAAAGTCCAAGCTTCATCATCTGGGCACCCTGGATATCTGGACCGACTTTTATGGCAATACATCCAATAGTTGTAAACATGTCATAACCCCCATCCTCCACCCCTAGAAATATTAACTCCATCGTGGCACATGGGAAAAACTCAAGGGATTGTCTGTAACCTCTGGGGACCATAAATATATATTCAAAATTTCATGTCAATCAGTATCATCTGGTTCTAATCTATCAATACATATATGACGTACTTGTATTCAAGTAACCTTTCATGGTACCAGCAGCCTGTGAAAGTTCTACATAGCATTAGTGTCCCACGACTGTAAGAATGAGAAGTAAAAGGTTAAAGTAAATTTTTATTACACTTGACAAATCATGGTATTTGACACTTGACATTTTTACCATTTCCAGTTTGGCtgactttttctgctttgtttatcTTTAAGGCACTATGGTTCCCGGGAGTCTGTGTCAATTCCAGTCAGTGCAGTGGGGAGTCTCGACCTGAGTGCAGACACCAGCACTGTCATCAGGCCAGTCCACAGCTCCATTTTAGGGGAGAAGTACTGCTTTGAGGTACATTTTgacttctgctttctgtctaTGATGCTCACTCATGCTCCTCAAGGAACATCATGCAGTGCCACTGTCCAAAAAAGAAACTTCCTACCCGAGTAGGGCTAACACGACTGTTGGTTTCAATGTACTTACAGGTGATAAACTCTGAGAACACCCACTGCtttggctgctcctcagctgccGAACGTGATCGTTGGATTGAAGACCTGAGGCGGGCTGCCCAGCCCAATAAAGTAAGCCATTAGTCCTTTGTTCTAAAAATGCAACATGCAAAATTAAAATGCCATTACAATGAGCTAAATAGCTAAATGCCTCATTGTTCACAGGATAACATTGAGCGCACAGAGAACTCCTTGAGTCTGTGGGTAAATGAAGCTAAGGATCTGCCACCCAAACGGCGTTACTACTGCGAGGTACACCTGGATGGTACCCTGTTCGCCCGCACCAGCAGCCGAGCTGTTGGTAAGCCGTCTAGCCGCTCCAGCTTGGCAGGGGACAGCTCTACTGGGTCTGCTGGAGGTGCAGGCGccagtggaggtgtggctggAGGATGTCAGTTATTCTGGGGTGAATTTTTTGAGCTAGACAACTTGCCCTGTGTCTCCCAAATCACCCTGCATCTGTTCCGTGAGGAAGACCCCAAGAAAAAGCGTCACTCCCGAGATGAGTCCACCCTGCACCCACTTGGCAGCGTGGCCATACCTCTAAATGAGATCAGAGGGAGGACCTATCAGGAGAAGTGGTATCCCATCGCTCCATATAAGGCCTCAGGCACAGCAGGGAACAAAGAACTGCTGGGGACACAGGCTTCACTCCGCATCAAGGCCCGTTTCCAGAATTTGCAAGTGTTGCCCATGGAGAAATACAAAGAGTTTGCGGAGTATGTGACGGTGGATTACGTGGAAATGTGCAGAAGCCTGGAGCCACTTCTGAACgtgaaggagaaggaagagcTGGCAGGAGCCCTGGTCCATGTACTGCAGAGTATTGGCAAAGCCAAGGTGGAGGATGAGTATcatagaaaatataaaatatttagaTAAAATCTAACTGCGTCATAATTTTCAAATCCCACAATGGGGAAATGAATCAAACATAATTTGACATAATTTACAGCAAGAAAGACTAACCAGAcatatgttgtctttgttgaaTGTGTATGCCTCAGGAGTTCCTCATTGATTTGGGCAGTGCAGAGGTGGAGCGTCTTGGAGAAAGGGAGGCACTGATCTTCAGAGAGAACACACTGGCCACTAAAGCCATAGACGATTATATGAAGCTGGTTGGCCAAAAGTACCTCATTGACACACTAGGTAGGGTTGTTCAGTGGTAAAAGCGGCTTCTTGTAAATGATATTGgttagtgttttgttttcactgaactatccttttgttttcactgcaggggACTTTATCAATCGTCTTTACGCTTCAATGGAGAACTGTGAAGTTGACCCTCGTAAATGCCCTGCGACTGAACTGTCAAACAATCAAAAGCACTTGAAGGAAGCCTGTGAGGAGGTGGTGCAAAAGATTATTAAGATCCATGGGTGAGAGAAGAGAGGCCATcattgaaaaatatataaaataacatATTAAATGTTTAAGTCAGTactaggctgtgatatttgaGCTGATGAAAAAGTCACATTGACAGCtaatgtttgacatttcttgCCTTCAGACCCTTTCCCGAAGAGTTAAACAAGATCTTCTCCAGCTGGGTGGAGCTGTGTGAAGACCAGGGCAGACCAGAGATTGGCCAGCGTCTCATCTCAGCTTCCCTCTTCCTTCGCTTCTTATGTCCTGCAATCCTCAGTCCTTCTCTTTTTGGTCTGACACAGCCTTATCCAGAGCCAAACACCCTGCGTACCCTCACCTTAACCGCGAAAGTCATCCAGAATCTGGCCAACTTCACCCTGTGAGTGGCCTCATATCTGCTTGTCCACCTTTGTGCATTTTTACCTGAGCAAAACATcttctgacacactgaaaaactAGAAATAAGAATGAAGACATTTTCTTGATTTACCTGAAGTGgcttaaataaatgaaatctttTGTCCTGATTCAGGtttggagagaaggaggaataTATGCTCTTCATGAATGAATTCCTGGAGCAGCACTGGGATGGAATGAGGACTTTCCTACAAACAGTGTCTAATTTAGACACTGAAATCCCAATGACTTCCTTTGACGGTTACGTGGACCTGCCTCTACGCTTGGCTGTGCTGCATGGCCTGCTGGTAGACATCATCTATCAGAGGGACCAGGTAGGACAGTAAACCAATAAGCCCAGTTTGGTAGTTAGAGCTACAGGTTTGTGCAACTCtcacagtatttattttttcatgtgtaCTTGACCTTTAAGCTTGTGCACAATTGGACCAGTAGACTGTTAATCATAGTATATCTATTTCAGTGTCCATGGGTCAATTTGGAGACTCACATacacagaaaatactgtaaCCTTGATCATTTTTGGTGTGCCTGCTGGTACCCTCTAACCCTAAGGACCAGGTTACACTAGAAAATAACTAGTTGGTACAATATGTTGTCTGACTACATAGGAAGACAAAAGCTGTTCTGACCGGCTGAACTCAAAGGCAGGATGAAAAGGTATCAACATAGAGAGAGACGATAGAACTAAAAGAGAGCTACAGAGAGAAACTCAACCCTTGCTTACTGTCTCACCTCCGTACACCTAACTGACCAATTACTGCGTGAAGTGAGTGTAAATGAAAGATTGACAGTTTTGGAAAGTAACAGAAATAGTTGTAAGCAGAAAGATGTGAACTGTATCCAGATCTTATTTGTATTTAGAGATCGTTTTGGATGTTTGCAAATAGACAGTGTCATTTCAGTCCGCCAGACTGGCTTCAGATGTCGTCAAGCACAGCTGACTACATTCTCACTGACAGCTTGCCTAAATGCTATTTTCTTATTCATACAAGGTATGAAGATACTGACTGCATGCAGAACAGTGTGCTAAATGGGACCTCACATGCAGCTTGTTTCTTCCTCAGGACACAGTTGACAAGCTGCACCCTCTGCCTTCGATTCTGAACCAGATTACAGAATCCCTGGGCCCTGAAGCACGTCGGATAATAGTTAACAGGTATGTTTACGGTCTACATCTTTTTTGACTTGTCAGCGACTTCAGATAAGACTGTACTGATCCCATGCTAGGGAAATTCACTTGTtacaacagcagaataaaaaggagaggtagaaCTTGTGATGTGTTATGAACTTGAACATGGTGATGTTACATTTTACTGAAGCAACTGCTTTCTTGCAGCCAAATGGGACAAGCCAAGCCAGTGTATGTCCCTCCTAAAGACTTGGGCAAGTACAGCCCTCACCAGCCATCTCTTCAACAGCTTCCTGGGGACTCCAAAAGCCCACGTGATGGGTATgatag
Coding sequences within it:
- the rasal3 gene encoding RAS protein activator like-3 isoform X1 translates to MGTEEIDLDPVVQQPPEEQGSPNKEKESSVEPPQGQTSETTDPLNTYKWHTGSKGALNELREEEGGAVSSTSTIEKIQKASTNKWSKMQNWRKALSEDPGDKNSSSGKGGEGAKSDKGTGGTRKNPFRRALSEPPGSLFAVLSPSSTPVSSAHAASSSAAAEASGVSSTDPSQKGGGGALLKKYLRTVSQKLKRPRLQSRSSTPNLLPADVDEVASPVPTSCTLPRLQWAPPQEVPLWDISNCILEDGQILISPEEEPTMWTRNRVSSCLSNLSMQNLVDIDTECSPDHMGLSGGPRPKNQDGGVRALIKRRLENRAKRNSNTQLNPMGLNKGSRHYGSRESVSIPVSAVGSLDLSADTSTVIRPVHSSILGEKYCFEVINSENTHCFGCSSAAERDRWIEDLRRAAQPNKDNIERTENSLSLWVNEAKDLPPKRRYYCEVHLDGTLFARTSSRAVGKPSSRSSLAGDSSTGSAGGAGASGGVAGGCQLFWGEFFELDNLPCVSQITLHLFREEDPKKKRHSRDESTLHPLGSVAIPLNEIRGRTYQEKWYPIAPYKASGTAGNKELLGTQASLRIKARFQNLQVLPMEKYKEFAEYVTVDYVEMCRSLEPLLNVKEKEELAGALVHVLQSIGKAKEFLIDLGSAEVERLGEREALIFRENTLATKAIDDYMKLVGQKYLIDTLGDFINRLYASMENCEVDPRKCPATELSNNQKHLKEACEEVVQKIIKIHGPFPEELNKIFSSWVELCEDQGRPEIGQRLISASLFLRFLCPAILSPSLFGLTQPYPEPNTLRTLTLTAKVIQNLANFTLFGEKEEYMLFMNEFLEQHWDGMRTFLQTVSNLDTEIPMTSFDGYVDLPLRLAVLHGLLVDIIYQRDQDTVDKLHPLPSILNQITESLGPEARRIIVNSQMGQAKPVYVPPKDLGKYSPHQPSLQQLPGDSKSPRDGDVRTRRSIRERKPVTRTQSAPHRRPGNAKHALKRQISSETLPTADPEQETKANELLISLPETSVSIKRPPAPVPWIKPSHNRESSEVTETENEEFSLLDKHAQELSELRLGIEQVTERELDMAKRLEDFIIQSQDQNAMLQAEVDKLQNLLAVRDEQLASATFRLGVIEEEREEDERKLSVAIAAAERMNVLEEQFAGLLKDLQQLSEAYNSGQNNIQHPEKPHINSN
- the rasal3 gene encoding RAS protein activator like-3 isoform X2, coding for MGTEEIDLDPVVQQPPEEQGSPNKEKESSVEPPQGQTSETTDPLNTYKWHTGSKGALNELREEEGGAVSSTSTIEKIQKASTNKWSKMQNWRKALSEDPGDKNSSSGKGGEGAKSDKGTGGTRKNPFRRALSEPPGSLFAVLSPSSTPVSSAHAASSSAAAEASGVSSTDPSQKGGGGALLKKYLRTVSQKLKRPRLQSRSSTPNLLPDVDEVASPVPTSCTLPRLQWAPPQEVPLWDISNCILEDGQILISPEEEPTMWTRNRVSSCLSNLSMQNLVDIDTECSPDHMGLSGGPRPKNQDGGVRALIKRRLENRAKRNSNTQLNPMGLNKGSRHYGSRESVSIPVSAVGSLDLSADTSTVIRPVHSSILGEKYCFEVINSENTHCFGCSSAAERDRWIEDLRRAAQPNKDNIERTENSLSLWVNEAKDLPPKRRYYCEVHLDGTLFARTSSRAVGKPSSRSSLAGDSSTGSAGGAGASGGVAGGCQLFWGEFFELDNLPCVSQITLHLFREEDPKKKRHSRDESTLHPLGSVAIPLNEIRGRTYQEKWYPIAPYKASGTAGNKELLGTQASLRIKARFQNLQVLPMEKYKEFAEYVTVDYVEMCRSLEPLLNVKEKEELAGALVHVLQSIGKAKEFLIDLGSAEVERLGEREALIFRENTLATKAIDDYMKLVGQKYLIDTLGDFINRLYASMENCEVDPRKCPATELSNNQKHLKEACEEVVQKIIKIHGPFPEELNKIFSSWVELCEDQGRPEIGQRLISASLFLRFLCPAILSPSLFGLTQPYPEPNTLRTLTLTAKVIQNLANFTLFGEKEEYMLFMNEFLEQHWDGMRTFLQTVSNLDTEIPMTSFDGYVDLPLRLAVLHGLLVDIIYQRDQDTVDKLHPLPSILNQITESLGPEARRIIVNSQMGQAKPVYVPPKDLGKYSPHQPSLQQLPGDSKSPRDGDVRTRRSIRERKPVTRTQSAPHRRPGNAKHALKRQISSETLPTADPEQETKANELLISLPETSVSIKRPPAPVPWIKPSHNRESSEVTETENEEFSLLDKHAQELSELRLGIEQVTERELDMAKRLEDFIIQSQDQNAMLQAEVDKLQNLLAVRDEQLASATFRLGVIEEEREEDERKLSVAIAAAERMNVLEEQFAGLLKDLQQLSEAYNSGQNNIQHPEKPHINSN
- the rasal3 gene encoding disabled homolog 2-interacting protein isoform X3; its protein translation is MMGFRRWIVCGGALECSPDHMGLSGGPRPKNQDGGVRALIKRRLENRAKRNSNTQLNPMGLNKGSRHYGSRESVSIPVSAVGSLDLSADTSTVIRPVHSSILGEKYCFEVINSENTHCFGCSSAAERDRWIEDLRRAAQPNKDNIERTENSLSLWVNEAKDLPPKRRYYCEVHLDGTLFARTSSRAVGKPSSRSSLAGDSSTGSAGGAGASGGVAGGCQLFWGEFFELDNLPCVSQITLHLFREEDPKKKRHSRDESTLHPLGSVAIPLNEIRGRTYQEKWYPIAPYKASGTAGNKELLGTQASLRIKARFQNLQVLPMEKYKEFAEYVTVDYVEMCRSLEPLLNVKEKEELAGALVHVLQSIGKAKEFLIDLGSAEVERLGEREALIFRENTLATKAIDDYMKLVGQKYLIDTLGDFINRLYASMENCEVDPRKCPATELSNNQKHLKEACEEVVQKIIKIHGPFPEELNKIFSSWVELCEDQGRPEIGQRLISASLFLRFLCPAILSPSLFGLTQPYPEPNTLRTLTLTAKVIQNLANFTLFGEKEEYMLFMNEFLEQHWDGMRTFLQTVSNLDTEIPMTSFDGYVDLPLRLAVLHGLLVDIIYQRDQDTVDKLHPLPSILNQITESLGPEARRIIVNSQMGQAKPVYVPPKDLGKYSPHQPSLQQLPGDSKSPRDGDVRTRRSIRERKPVTRTQSAPHRRPGNAKHALKRQISSETLPTADPEQETKANELLISLPETSVSIKRPPAPVPWIKPSHNRESSEVTETENEEFSLLDKHAQELSELRLGIEQVTERELDMAKRLEDFIIQSQDQNAMLQAEVDKLQNLLAVRDEQLASATFRLGVIEEEREEDERKLSVAIAAAERMNVLEEQFAGLLKDLQQLSEAYNSGQNNIQHPEKPHINSN